From the genome of Flavobacterium luteolum, one region includes:
- a CDS encoding cell division protein ZapA, with protein sequence MDGKLRIKISIADRVYPLTVEPAQEEGLRSASKKIDAMIKQFEENYAVRDKQDVLAMCALQFASQVEQKQIDNAIDGEETIERIKRLNTLLDQYLEN encoded by the coding sequence ATGGACGGAAAGCTTAGAATTAAAATATCAATTGCCGACCGCGTTTACCCACTTACGGTTGAACCGGCTCAGGAAGAAGGACTTAGAAGTGCTTCTAAAAAAATTGATGCTATGATCAAGCAGTTCGAAGAAAATTACGCGGTTCGTGACAAACAAGATGTTCTAGCCATGTGTGCATTACAATTTGCATCGCAAGTAGAACAAAAACAGATTGATAATGCAATCGATGGAGAGGAAACTATCGAAAGAATTAAAAGATTAAACACGCTTTTAGATCAATATCTCGAAAATTAA